Proteins encoded together in one Candidatus Bathyarchaeota archaeon window:
- a CDS encoding SDR family oxidoreductase: MDLIGCKDMGERVRGKIAVVTGASRGIGFAISKVFTLNDMRVYMASRNRDRLEKAAQEIQKVSNLEGYPVAVRTDVSDESDVKRLFSKVSREEGRLDVLVNNAGIGVFKPFIETTLQDLHRVFKVNVEGVFLCCKEAFNLMRDRGGGCIVNVGSIVSLRGYPNQSVYTASKHALLGLTKVLAEEGRSYNISVMAVCPGGVRTDLAGELLSIRPDLKPEALMDPEDVANTILYMIAFSDKASIDNVVIRRRGSSPYF; this comes from the coding sequence TTGGATTTGATTGGCTGTAAAGATATGGGTGAGAGGGTTAGGGGTAAAATCGCGGTGGTCACCGGTGCGAGCAGAGGGATAGGATTCGCCATCTCCAAAGTCTTCACCCTCAACGATATGAGAGTATACATGGCCTCGAGGAACAGGGATCGGTTGGAGAAGGCCGCGCAGGAGATCCAGAAGGTTTCGAATTTGGAGGGATATCCTGTAGCGGTTCGGACCGATGTATCCGATGAATCTGATGTAAAGAGGCTATTTAGCAAGGTCTCCCGGGAGGAGGGGAGGCTCGACGTACTGGTGAACAATGCCGGCATCGGCGTCTTTAAGCCGTTCATTGAGACGACGCTCCAAGACCTTCACAGGGTCTTCAAGGTTAACGTGGAGGGAGTATTCCTCTGCTGCAAGGAAGCTTTTAACCTTATGAGGGATCGGGGAGGAGGATGCATAGTTAACGTGGGATCCATAGTATCCCTCAGGGGATACCCTAACCAAAGCGTCTACACCGCCTCCAAACATGCACTCTTAGGCCTAACCAAGGTCCTAGCGGAGGAGGGTAGATCCTACAACATCAGTGTCATGGCTGTATGCCCAGGAGGGGTCAGGACAGACCTGGCCGGGGAACTTCTGTCCATAAGGCCGGACCTGAAGCCAGAGGCCCTCATGGATCCGGAGGACGTGGCCAACACCATCCTATACATGATAGCTTTCTCAGATAAAGCCTCAATAGATAACGTAGTGATCCGGCGAAGGGGATCATCACCATACTTCTAA
- a CDS encoding creatininase family protein has protein sequence MDITLWAEKSFKQLENLIRGRGVAILPIGSTEQHGPHLPVGTDHIIAWEVAKRVAERTGSLLLPLIPIGFSEDHYPKAGTLTLSAETLRRMIRDLAKSLSRNGVKHIVVISGHAGHLAQLNDICYELNVTGELGETLIHNISPFTLIPIEAYAGILEEEVLMHAEELETSLMLLLRPDLVDMKEAVKEIPDFIPKGLNTTAFMEGLRILTTSKFLGRDLKHGVCGDPTLASKEKGEKILELWINAITEAVENATRT, from the coding sequence TTGGACATTACGCTCTGGGCTGAGAAGTCCTTTAAACAGCTGGAGAATCTGATAAGGGGGAGGGGGGTTGCCATACTCCCCATAGGAAGCACCGAGCAGCATGGCCCTCACCTACCCGTAGGGACCGATCACATAATAGCTTGGGAAGTGGCTAAAAGGGTTGCTGAAAGGACCGGTAGCCTGTTACTGCCTCTAATCCCAATAGGGTTTTCGGAGGACCATTATCCCAAGGCGGGAACCTTAACCCTCTCAGCTGAGACTCTAAGACGGATGATAAGGGATTTAGCCAAGAGCCTCTCAAGAAATGGAGTGAAGCATATAGTCGTGATCTCAGGGCATGCAGGCCACCTAGCCCAGCTGAACGATATATGCTATGAGCTTAACGTGACGGGGGAGCTGGGGGAAACCCTCATCCATAATATATCGCCCTTCACCCTCATCCCCATCGAGGCCTACGCCGGAATCCTAGAGGAGGAGGTCCTTATGCACGCCGAGGAGCTTGAAACCTCGCTTATGCTACTTCTGAGGCCGGACTTAGTGGACATGAAAGAAGCGGTGAAGGAGATACCTGACTTCATACCTAAAGGATTAAATACAACCGCATTCATGGAGGGGCTGAGAATCCTCACTACATCCAAGTTTCTCGGAAGAGACCTGAAACATGGAGTGTGCGGAGACCCAACCCTGGCCTCGAAGGAGAAAGGAGAAAAAATATTGGAGCTCTGGATCAACGCCATAACAGAAGCTGTTGAGAACGCTACTAGAACGTGA
- a CDS encoding PLP-dependent cysteine synthase family protein, whose protein sequence is MKVATDITGLIGETPMLRLNKVTKPGSAELYAKLEWYNIGGSVKDRMALYLVEYAEAAGKLKEGKTILEATSGNTGIALAMIAAAKGYKIAIVMPESVSLERRAMILAYGAELILSPAEKGTGGAVELKQKILRDNPDKYVDLDQFKDPANILAHYETTGKEILAQTGGRVDMIVVGVGTAGTGVGASMRVKAYNPKVKIVGVMPKLGVSIQGLRNPDEPYPTQLFRREWFDEIIEITHEEVPETFKVAREVARKEGLLVGMSSGAILYIALKKAELLGEGKRIVAVLPDDGTKYFTTPLYANPTEEEIKKALEHKNN, encoded by the coding sequence ATGAAGGTCGCAACCGACATCACAGGCCTCATAGGGGAAACCCCCATGCTGAGGCTCAACAAGGTTACAAAGCCTGGAAGCGCAGAGCTCTACGCGAAACTCGAATGGTATAACATAGGAGGTTCCGTCAAGGACAGGATGGCCCTCTACCTGGTCGAATACGCGGAAGCCGCCGGAAAGCTTAAAGAGGGTAAGACGATCCTGGAAGCCACCTCGGGGAACACGGGCATAGCCCTCGCAATGATAGCCGCCGCTAAAGGCTACAAGATAGCCATAGTGATGCCTGAATCCGTAAGCCTTGAGAGGAGGGCCATGATCCTAGCCTACGGGGCTGAGCTCATCCTCTCGCCCGCCGAGAAGGGGACCGGCGGAGCTGTGGAGTTAAAGCAGAAGATCCTCAGGGACAACCCGGATAAATACGTGGATCTGGACCAATTCAAGGATCCCGCCAACATCCTAGCCCACTACGAGACCACAGGCAAGGAGATACTAGCCCAGACCGGTGGGCGCGTGGACATGATCGTGGTGGGGGTGGGAACCGCGGGGACAGGGGTAGGCGCATCCATGAGGGTTAAAGCCTATAACCCCAAGGTGAAGATCGTAGGGGTCATGCCCAAGCTCGGGGTAAGCATCCAGGGGCTCAGGAACCCGGATGAACCCTACCCAACGCAGCTCTTCAGGAGGGAATGGTTCGACGAGATAATAGAGATAACCCATGAGGAGGTGCCAGAGACCTTCAAAGTCGCCAGGGAAGTGGCCAGGAAGGAGGGGCTCCTCGTGGGGATGAGCTCAGGGGCCATCCTCTACATCGCGCTTAAGAAGGCTGAACTCCTCGGAGAGGGAAAGAGGATCGTAGCGGTACTACCCGACGATGGGACAAAATATTTTACAACACCCCTATACGCAAACCCAACGGAAGAGGAAATAAAGAAAGCCCTAGAACATAAAAATAATTGA